One Desulfovibrio fairfieldensis genomic window carries:
- a CDS encoding response regulator, translating into MTIRAIIKTSNLVQLGLVLLLGVCFFWLGRDLREVNGLLHNFYRIDALLSELGGGAADKYRLALDYVSAPNESRLEEWQALLLAERGDVGRPSGSLLKGEGGRSLQEIANSLDLDKEERSLLQFCLEQNELLSRLTEIAVMRARGLFPDARGGFSIQGDPQPKQALQWVYDTKLARIPDKISNAGRQLRAHLYQDFLAHMSERKRALWWMLGLAVVGLGLLAVNVAAGMFVFHKRVVRPLGLVGRYAEDVAAGNDPAPLRLKYGDELAGMFGSLQKMKSALLLRIQELKTAETAAHASRKQALQARAQALSSLRIAQKASSVQEDFLRRISHEVRTPMNAIIGMSYLCLQTELGPGQRKYLSQINKSGSVLLDMFNRILDFASVDEGSLRPELTLFPLGRFLDLLRQSVAAQAAEKKLSLALHAAQGLPARLLGDERHLEEVLRILLDNAVQYTAEGGVELSVAPLPDAAAGKVRLRFCVADSGPGISGENQAKLFEPFVPGDMSMTRSGSGLGLGLALARHLVKLMGGEITVDSAPGRGSRLSFDLEFDLPPDVEEDDPLPVPDGGERDAGVVPPVLVVDDNEINRQIARELLEQAGLAVTVVGNGREAVEYVRRQPVSLVLMDVQMPVMDGLEATCRIRELGRSPEELPILAMTAHADKGSRMDGKSVGMNDYLTKPVNPAELYAALDEWLPGGLARNPVREAAGRTSEEAGVAATPAPVPSGDRQAVNIKAGLATVGGNEKLYNELLIRFVEHYGQSAVQLRELLARNDYRGAARLAHTVKGVAANLGVERVTELTRRMESSLPGVPPGEDLLRRFEAAMDEALERIRQLQSHSRLAVTAGDLRLAEEHKRALLLLLEELPRRMETDWGGVESALEAFIPLVEGTPYAEDLAGVLAAVNDFNPADMADRVERLRRHLRGEEDESRLLH; encoded by the coding sequence ATGACGATCCGGGCCATTATCAAAACCTCCAACCTGGTGCAACTGGGCCTGGTGCTCCTGCTGGGGGTCTGTTTTTTCTGGCTCGGCCGCGACCTGCGGGAAGTCAACGGCCTGCTGCACAATTTTTACCGCATAGACGCGCTGCTCAGCGAGCTGGGGGGCGGCGCGGCCGACAAATACCGTCTGGCCCTGGACTATGTCAGCGCGCCCAATGAGAGCCGGCTGGAGGAATGGCAGGCCCTTCTTCTGGCCGAGCGCGGCGATGTCGGGCGCCCGTCGGGCTCACTTCTCAAAGGGGAGGGGGGGCGCTCCCTGCAGGAGATCGCGAACAGCCTTGATCTGGACAAAGAGGAAAGAAGCCTGCTCCAGTTCTGCCTGGAGCAGAACGAGCTGCTGAGCCGTCTGACCGAAATCGCCGTGATGCGGGCGCGCGGCCTGTTCCCCGACGCGCGGGGCGGATTTTCCATTCAGGGCGACCCCCAGCCAAAGCAGGCCCTGCAATGGGTCTACGACACCAAGCTGGCGCGTATTCCGGACAAAATCAGCAATGCCGGGCGGCAGTTGCGCGCCCACCTCTATCAGGATTTTCTGGCGCATATGTCCGAGCGGAAGCGCGCCCTGTGGTGGATGCTCGGTCTGGCCGTCGTCGGCCTGGGCCTGCTGGCGGTCAATGTGGCGGCCGGCATGTTTGTTTTCCACAAGCGGGTGGTCCGGCCCCTGGGCCTGGTGGGCCGCTATGCCGAGGACGTGGCCGCGGGCAACGACCCCGCGCCCCTGCGTCTGAAATACGGCGACGAGCTGGCGGGCATGTTCGGCTCCCTGCAAAAGATGAAGAGCGCGCTGCTTCTGCGCATCCAGGAGCTCAAGACGGCGGAGACGGCGGCGCACGCCAGCCGGAAACAGGCCCTGCAGGCCAGGGCCCAGGCGCTTTCCTCCCTGCGGATAGCCCAGAAGGCCTCCAGCGTGCAGGAGGATTTTCTGCGCCGGATCAGCCACGAAGTCCGCACGCCCATGAACGCCATCATCGGCATGAGTTATCTCTGCCTGCAGACCGAGCTGGGCCCCGGCCAGCGCAAGTATCTCTCCCAGATCAACAAATCCGGCAGCGTGCTGCTGGACATGTTCAACCGCATTCTGGACTTCGCCAGCGTGGACGAAGGCAGCCTGCGGCCGGAACTCACGCTTTTCCCCCTGGGCCGTTTTCTGGACCTGCTGCGCCAGAGCGTGGCCGCCCAGGCCGCCGAGAAAAAATTGTCCCTGGCGCTGCATGCGGCCCAGGGCCTGCCCGCGCGCCTGCTCGGCGACGAGCGGCATCTGGAGGAAGTGCTGCGCATTCTCTTGGACAATGCCGTGCAGTACACGGCGGAAGGCGGCGTGGAGCTGAGCGTGGCCCCGCTGCCGGACGCGGCCGCGGGCAAGGTACGCCTGCGTTTTTGCGTGGCGGACAGCGGCCCCGGCATCAGCGGGGAAAACCAGGCCAAACTGTTCGAACCCTTTGTGCCCGGCGACATGTCCATGACCCGTTCCGGCAGCGGCCTGGGACTGGGCCTGGCGCTGGCCCGCCACCTGGTCAAGCTGATGGGCGGCGAGATCACGGTGGACAGCGCGCCGGGCCGAGGCAGCCGCTTGAGCTTTGACCTGGAGTTCGACCTGCCGCCGGATGTGGAAGAGGATGATCCCCTGCCTGTTCCGGACGGCGGGGAGCGGGACGCGGGAGTCGTGCCGCCGGTGCTGGTGGTGGACGACAACGAGATCAACCGCCAGATCGCCAGGGAATTGCTGGAACAGGCCGGGCTTGCGGTGACTGTGGTCGGGAACGGGCGCGAAGCCGTGGAATACGTGCGGCGGCAGCCCGTGTCCCTCGTGCTCATGGACGTGCAGATGCCGGTTATGGACGGCCTTGAAGCCACCTGCCGGATCCGTGAACTGGGCCGCTCCCCGGAGGAACTGCCCATTCTGGCCATGACGGCCCATGCCGACAAGGGCTCGCGCATGGACGGCAAGAGCGTGGGCATGAACGACTATCTGACCAAACCCGTGAATCCGGCGGAACTGTATGCGGCCCTTGATGAGTGGCTGCCCGGTGGGCTGGCCCGCAATCCCGTGCGGGAGGCCGCCGGGCGCACGTCGGAGGAGGCGGGCGTCGCTGCGACGCCCGCGCCTGTCCCCTCCGGGGACAGGCAGGCCGTCAACATCAAGGCGGGCTTGGCCACGGTGGGCGGCAATGAAAAGCTGTACAACGAGCTGCTGATCCGTTTTGTGGAGCACTACGGCCAAAGCGCCGTGCAGTTGCGCGAGCTGCTGGCCCGCAATGACTATCGCGGCGCGGCGCGGCTGGCGCACACGGTCAAGGGCGTGGCCGCCAACCTGGGCGTGGAGCGGGTCACGGAACTGACCAGGCGGATGGAGTCCTCCCTGCCCGGCGTGCCGCCCGGCGAAGACCTGCTGCGTCGTTTTGAGGCGGCCATGGACGAGGCTTTGGAGCGGATCCGCCAGCTTCAGAGCCACAGCCGCCTGGCCGTCACGGCGGGCGACCTGCGCCTGGCCGAAGAGCACAAGCGCGCATTGCTGCTCCTGCTTGAGGAATTGCCGCGGCGCATGGAAACGGACTGGGGCGGCGTGGAAAGCGCGCTGGAAGCCTTCATCCCCCTGGTGGAAGGCACGCCCTACGCCGAAGACCTGGCCGGGGTGCTGGCGGCGGTCAATGATTTCAACCCGGCGGACATGGCCGATCGTGTCGAGCGGCTGCGCCGACACCTACGCGGAGAGGAAGATGAAAGTCGTCTTCTGCATTGA
- a CDS encoding glycosyltransferase family 8 protein, giving the protein MKVVFCIDDNPRYLLLLKVAVRSLRALHGPDAPCLCVYAGDKQEVLEGVTREGIPLARYRPRLSRDLLPPETHANIGCFLKLELALVPELAGDEAVLYCDADMLFQRPLDALFNGPLPLYMGMAREKTAPFYHEYESLAYEFREQRYTVPMPFPIWTFSSGVVLFNLARLRRRDLIGHFLAFSLQNVGRIGNLDQSLLNYFFGKRVTRLEDRWNCPPYQADCLDAGHIVHFHGPKPWDVRSAWAEDLRVNHFEAMRRVWLGYLSEAERAQAEAWG; this is encoded by the coding sequence ATGAAAGTCGTCTTCTGCATTGACGACAATCCGCGCTATCTGCTGCTGCTCAAGGTGGCCGTGCGTTCCCTGCGCGCCCTGCACGGGCCCGACGCGCCTTGTCTCTGCGTCTATGCCGGGGACAAGCAGGAGGTGCTTGAAGGCGTGACCCGCGAAGGCATCCCGCTGGCGCGCTACCGGCCCCGCCTCAGCCGCGACCTGTTGCCGCCGGAAACCCATGCCAACATCGGCTGCTTTTTGAAGCTGGAGCTGGCCCTGGTGCCGGAACTGGCCGGGGATGAAGCCGTGCTGTACTGCGACGCGGACATGCTGTTCCAGCGTCCCCTGGACGCGCTTTTCAACGGTCCGCTGCCGTTGTACATGGGCATGGCCCGCGAAAAAACGGCCCCGTTTTACCATGAGTATGAAAGTCTTGCCTATGAGTTCCGGGAACAGCGCTATACCGTGCCCATGCCTTTTCCCATCTGGACGTTTTCCAGCGGCGTGGTGCTGTTCAATCTGGCGCGTCTGCGGCGGCGCGACCTGATCGGGCATTTTCTGGCTTTTTCCCTTCAGAATGTGGGCCGCATCGGCAACCTGGACCAGTCCCTGCTGAACTATTTTTTCGGCAAGCGCGTCACCCGCCTGGAGGACCGCTGGAATTGCCCGCCCTATCAGGCCGACTGCCTGGACGCGGGGCATATCGTGCATTTCCACGGCCCCAAGCCCTGGGATGTCCGCAGCGCCTGGGCCGAGGATCTGCGCGTCAACCATTTTGAAGCCATGCGCCGCGTCTGGCTGGGCTATCTCAGCGAGGCGGAGCGCGCGCAGGCCGAAGCCTGGGGTTAG
- a CDS encoding chemotaxis protein CheW yields the protein MSQIIEDMKSQGHDEHDGDLIQLVTFRIGEEEFGVDILAVQEIIRLMQITMVPRAPAFIEGVINLRGKVIPVISMRTRFNMPVLEHDSNTRIVVMELGQKIVGFLVDGVSEVLRIPAGTVEDPPPVVAGIGSEYIRGIGKLDDRLLILLDLDNLLSDIDLSAT from the coding sequence ATGAGTCAGATTATAGAAGATATGAAAAGCCAGGGACACGACGAGCACGACGGCGACCTGATCCAGCTGGTCACTTTCCGCATCGGCGAAGAGGAATTCGGCGTGGATATCTTGGCCGTGCAGGAAATCATCCGCCTGATGCAGATTACCATGGTGCCGCGCGCTCCGGCCTTCATTGAGGGCGTCATCAACCTGCGCGGCAAGGTCATCCCGGTCATCAGCATGCGCACGCGCTTCAACATGCCCGTCCTTGAGCACGACAGCAACACCCGCATCGTGGTCATGGAACTGGGGCAGAAAATCGTGGGCTTCCTGGTGGACGGCGTTTCCGAGGTGTTGCGCATTCCGGCGGGCACGGTCGAGGACCCGCCGCCGGTGGTGGCGGGCATCGGTTCCGAATATATCCGGGGCATCGGCAAGCTGGACGACCGCCTGCTCATTCTGCTGGATCTGGACAATCTGCTCAGCGATATTGATCTCAGCGCGACGTAG
- a CDS encoding DegT/DnrJ/EryC1/StrS family aminotransferase: protein MSLRLSRSIVGEAEARAVSRVILEDGYLGIGNETRLFEEELAAYLGVTPQQVITTNTGTAALHLAMDAVASQCRATDGKAEVLVPSLTFVASFQAVTAAGCVPVACDVLPETGTLDLRDAEKRLTPRTIAVMPVDYASNPWHLDEVYDFARRKALRVVEDAAHAFGCRHHGRRIGSFGDMVCFSFDGIKNITSGEGGCLVAFDAEAARLASDARLLSVENDAQKRFAGIRSWDPDVKRQGWRYHMSNLMAAIGRVQLSRLDSEFIPVRRALAAVYAERLAGLPGLALLHTDPEDFIVPHIMPVRILNGRKDAVKEALAQEGIPTGVHYKPNHLLSFFGGGAVRLPVTEQLYAELVTLPLHPGLSREDVENVCAALARAAAA from the coding sequence ATGTCCTTGCGTCTTTCGCGTTCCATTGTGGGTGAAGCCGAGGCCCGCGCCGTCAGCCGGGTCATTCTGGAAGACGGCTATCTGGGCATAGGCAATGAGACCCGTTTGTTTGAAGAGGAGTTGGCCGCGTATCTCGGCGTGACCCCGCAGCAGGTCATCACCACGAACACGGGCACGGCGGCCCTGCATCTGGCCATGGACGCCGTGGCTTCCCAGTGCCGCGCCACGGACGGCAAGGCCGAGGTGCTGGTGCCCTCGCTGACCTTTGTGGCTTCCTTCCAGGCAGTCACGGCGGCGGGCTGCGTGCCCGTGGCCTGCGACGTGCTGCCCGAAACCGGCACTCTGGATCTTCGCGACGCGGAAAAGCGCCTCACCCCCCGCACCATCGCCGTCATGCCCGTGGACTACGCCAGCAACCCCTGGCATCTGGACGAGGTCTACGACTTTGCCCGGCGCAAGGCTCTGCGCGTGGTGGAGGACGCGGCCCACGCCTTCGGCTGCCGCCATCACGGGCGCAGGATCGGCTCGTTCGGGGACATGGTCTGCTTCAGCTTTGACGGCATCAAAAACATCACCTCCGGCGAGGGCGGCTGCTTGGTGGCCTTTGACGCCGAGGCCGCGCGTCTGGCTTCGGACGCGCGCCTGCTTTCGGTGGAAAACGACGCCCAGAAGCGCTTTGCCGGTATCCGTTCCTGGGACCCGGACGTCAAACGCCAGGGCTGGCGCTACCACATGAGCAATCTCATGGCCGCCATCGGCAGGGTGCAGCTTTCCCGCCTGGACAGCGAATTTATCCCGGTCCGGCGCGCATTGGCCGCCGTCTACGCCGAGCGCCTGGCGGGCCTGCCGGGTCTGGCCCTGCTGCACACCGACCCGGAGGACTTCATTGTGCCGCACATTATGCCCGTGCGCATCCTGAACGGCCGCAAGGACGCGGTCAAGGAGGCCCTGGCCCAGGAGGGCATTCCCACGGGCGTGCATTACAAGCCCAACCATCTGCTGAGCTTTTTCGGCGGCGGGGCCGTGCGCCTGCCGGTCACCGAACAATTGTACGCGGAACTGGTGACCCTGCCCCTGCATCCGGGCCTGAGCCGGGAGGATGTGGAAAACGTCTGCGCGGCCCTGGCCCGCGCCGCGGCGGCCTGA
- a CDS encoding glycosyltransferase family 2 protein, whose protein sequence is MPSRPAPLLALVVPCYNEEETLPRTLNALAELLERCKAEGLIRPESYALYVDDGSRDRTWQVLEERHRHDPFCRGISFAANAGHQNAVWAGMDTARQWGADCIISLDADLQDDIGVIPEMLARYAEGCDIVYGVRKDRSSDTSFKRGTAHFFYRFMNWLNVRLIPDHADYRLVARPVLEVLPSYGEQTLFLRGLFPGLGFKSGKVYYARLSRQAGESKYPLLKMLSFAWKGITSCSAAPLRLAGLMSLLCMLAALAYSLVSLFQYMEGAVIPGWTSLIIVVLLLGSVQLFCLSVMGEYIAKIFTEVRRRPRYIVEKTL, encoded by the coding sequence ATGCCGTCCCGTCCCGCGCCTCTGCTGGCCCTGGTGGTTCCCTGCTATAATGAGGAAGAAACTCTTCCGCGCACGCTGAACGCCCTGGCGGAGCTGCTGGAGCGCTGCAAGGCCGAGGGCCTGATCCGGCCGGAAAGCTACGCCCTGTATGTGGACGACGGCAGCCGCGACCGCACCTGGCAAGTGCTGGAAGAACGCCATCGGCACGATCCCTTCTGCCGGGGCATCAGCTTCGCGGCCAACGCCGGACACCAGAACGCGGTCTGGGCCGGCATGGACACGGCCCGCCAGTGGGGCGCGGACTGCATCATCAGCCTGGACGCCGATCTTCAGGACGACATCGGGGTCATCCCGGAAATGCTGGCCCGCTATGCCGAAGGCTGCGACATTGTGTACGGCGTGCGCAAGGACCGCAGTTCCGACACCTCCTTCAAGCGGGGCACCGCGCATTTCTTCTACCGCTTCATGAACTGGCTGAACGTGCGCCTGATCCCGGACCACGCGGATTACCGCCTGGTGGCCCGGCCCGTGCTGGAGGTTCTGCCGTCCTACGGGGAGCAGACCCTGTTTCTGCGCGGGCTTTTTCCCGGTCTGGGCTTCAAGAGCGGCAAGGTCTACTACGCGCGCCTGTCGCGCCAGGCCGGAGAGAGCAAGTACCCTCTGCTGAAAATGCTTTCCTTCGCCTGGAAGGGCATCACCTCCTGCAGCGCCGCGCCCCTGCGCCTGGCGGGCCTCATGAGCCTGCTCTGCATGCTGGCGGCCTTGGCCTACAGCCTGGTTTCGCTGTTCCAGTATATGGAAGGCGCGGTCATTCCGGGCTGGACCTCGCTGATCATCGTGGTGCTGCTGCTGGGCTCGGTGCAGTTGTTCTGCCTCTCCGTCATGGGCGAGTATATCGCCAAGATTTTCACGGAAGTGCGGCGTCGGCCCCGCTATATTGTGGAGAAAACATTGTGA
- a CDS encoding GtrA family protein produces the protein MTGFVPTWEDLRRFVQSLLARRWIRFGLMGGLATLCYALLGLLFVNVWALPLLAGNGLAYLISFFVSYLGQSLWTFQARGGHRAMLPRFAATQAVGLGLNSCIVWLLVHLGLAYEFAMPVAVVLVPVFVYLLCKYWVFRRTRELAGPAATTPEAKKP, from the coding sequence GTGACCGGCTTTGTCCCCACCTGGGAGGACCTGCGGCGCTTCGTGCAAAGCCTGCTGGCCCGGCGCTGGATACGCTTCGGCCTGATGGGCGGCCTGGCGACCCTCTGCTACGCCCTGCTGGGCCTGCTGTTCGTGAACGTCTGGGCTTTGCCCCTGCTGGCGGGCAACGGCCTGGCCTATCTGATCAGCTTTTTTGTCTCCTATCTGGGCCAGAGCCTCTGGACATTCCAGGCCAGGGGCGGCCACCGGGCCATGCTGCCGCGCTTCGCCGCCACCCAGGCCGTGGGCCTGGGGCTCAACTCCTGCATTGTCTGGCTGCTCGTCCACCTGGGCCTGGCCTATGAGTTTGCCATGCCCGTGGCCGTGGTGCTGGTTCCGGTCTTTGTCTACCTGCTCTGCAAATACTGGGTTTTCCGCCGGACGCGGGAGCTGGCCGGACCCGCCGCAACAACTCCGGAGGCAAAGAAGCCGTGA
- a CDS encoding glycosyltransferase family 2 protein: MSAPAVSVIMNCLNSARDLRAALDSLMAQTFGNFEVIFWDNGSTDDSPAIAQSYGPKLRYFRGETTVPLGAARNLALMRARGRYLAFLDCDDLWRPRKLETQVALFEADPRVGLVCTDTEIFDGKRVLKRLFAETRPARGMVFGELMERQWISMSSAVIRREALAGLAADPGAWDGGWFDESLNVCEEADVFYRIAHDWELDFVDEPLTLWRVHGANTTFRKFGQFADETLRILDKHRRLYPGYDAEHADLAALLTRRAAFQKAVALWREGRNAEARACIAPWRDSSRKHRLFWWASFLPGSLFDLAARAYFALPSGLRR; the protein is encoded by the coding sequence GTGAGCGCTCCCGCCGTGTCCGTGATCATGAACTGCCTGAACAGCGCCCGCGATCTGCGCGCGGCTCTGGACAGCCTTATGGCCCAGACCTTTGGGAATTTTGAAGTCATCTTCTGGGACAACGGCTCCACGGACGACAGTCCGGCCATTGCCCAAAGTTACGGCCCCAAGCTGCGTTATTTTCGCGGCGAAACCACCGTGCCCCTGGGCGCGGCGCGCAACCTGGCCCTGATGCGGGCGCGCGGCCGCTACCTGGCTTTTCTGGATTGCGACGATCTCTGGCGGCCGCGCAAGCTGGAAACGCAGGTGGCCCTGTTCGAGGCCGATCCCCGGGTGGGCCTGGTCTGTACGGATACGGAGATCTTTGACGGCAAGCGCGTGCTCAAGCGCCTTTTCGCCGAGACCCGGCCCGCGCGCGGCATGGTTTTCGGCGAGCTCATGGAGCGGCAGTGGATTTCCATGTCCTCGGCCGTGATCCGGCGCGAAGCCCTGGCCGGGTTGGCTGCGGACCCCGGCGCGTGGGACGGCGGCTGGTTTGACGAAAGCCTCAATGTCTGCGAGGAGGCCGACGTTTTTTACCGCATCGCCCATGACTGGGAGCTGGATTTCGTGGACGAGCCCCTGACCCTCTGGCGGGTGCACGGGGCAAACACCACCTTCCGCAAGTTCGGCCAATTCGCGGACGAAACCCTGCGCATTCTGGACAAACACCGCCGCCTCTATCCCGGCTATGACGCGGAGCACGCCGATCTGGCGGCCCTGCTGACCCGGCGGGCGGCCTTTCAGAAGGCCGTGGCCCTCTGGCGCGAGGGGCGCAATGCCGAGGCCCGCGCCTGCATCGCGCCCTGGCGGGACAGCTCGCGCAAGCATCGCCTGTTCTGGTGGGCCAGCTTTCTGCCCGGCTCTCTCTTCGACTTGGCGGCGCGGGCCTATTTCGCCCTGCCCTCCGGTCTGCGGCGCTGA
- a CDS encoding L-lactate permease, which translates to MAWTQIYDPAGGALLSALLAGIPLFALFYMLAVRRAKGHYAAATAVILSFLLAVLVWGMPVGTAFSSLIYGAAFGLFPIIWIVITAVWVYNMTVESGEFEHIKQSLARLTDDRRLQAIFIAFAFGSFIEGTAGFGTPVAITAAMLVGLGFQPLYAAGICLIANTAPVAFGAIGVPVIVAGQVSGFSDLTISQIVGRQLPFLSVIVPLWLCVVMCGFRRAMEVLPAIAVAGISFAASQFLFSNFHGPTLPDIMSALITIVALVLLLRVWKPARIWRFAGESASVLEGAPPSAGVVLRAWGPYIILAVMVFLWGLPQFKNLLNAIPGAVVTFAWPGLDGMVHKAAPILAAGKDPNYPAMFTFNWLSAGGTAILLAGFFSVPFMPGYSFGKAVACFARTAVQLRFPILTIAMILGLAYLMNYSGMSSTLGIAFTLTGSLFPLFSPLLGWLGVFLTGSDTSSNALFCGMQRSTAEVVGMDPHLAVAANSSGGVTGKMISPQSISVATAATNLVGQEGNLFRFTLGHSVAMTLFICVLTYLQSGVLHWMLP; encoded by the coding sequence ATGGCCTGGACGCAAATTTACGACCCCGCCGGGGGCGCGCTTCTTTCCGCGCTGCTGGCCGGTATTCCTCTTTTTGCCCTCTTTTACATGCTGGCGGTGCGTCGCGCCAAAGGGCATTACGCCGCGGCCACGGCCGTGATCCTTTCTTTTTTGCTGGCGGTTCTGGTGTGGGGCATGCCTGTGGGCACGGCATTCAGTTCCCTGATCTACGGCGCGGCTTTCGGCCTCTTCCCCATCATCTGGATAGTGATCACCGCGGTCTGGGTCTACAACATGACCGTGGAATCGGGAGAATTCGAGCATATCAAGCAATCGCTGGCCCGTCTTACCGACGACCGGCGTTTGCAGGCCATTTTCATCGCTTTTGCCTTTGGTTCCTTCATTGAAGGCACGGCGGGCTTCGGCACGCCCGTGGCCATCACCGCCGCCATGCTGGTGGGCCTGGGCTTCCAGCCCCTGTACGCGGCGGGCATCTGCCTTATCGCCAATACCGCGCCTGTGGCCTTCGGCGCCATCGGCGTGCCCGTCATCGTGGCCGGGCAGGTTTCAGGCTTCTCGGATCTGACCATCAGCCAGATCGTCGGCAGGCAGCTGCCCTTCCTTTCCGTCATCGTGCCGCTCTGGCTCTGCGTGGTCATGTGCGGCTTCCGGCGCGCCATGGAAGTGCTGCCCGCCATTGCCGTGGCCGGGATCAGCTTCGCCGCCTCGCAGTTCCTCTTCTCCAACTTCCACGGCCCGACCTTGCCCGACATCATGTCGGCGCTCATCACCATCGTGGCCCTGGTCCTGCTGCTGCGGGTCTGGAAGCCCGCCCGGATCTGGCGTTTCGCGGGCGAATCAGCCTCCGTGCTGGAAGGGGCCCCGCCGTCGGCCGGTGTTGTGCTGCGGGCCTGGGGGCCGTACATCATTCTGGCCGTCATGGTCTTTCTGTGGGGCCTGCCGCAGTTCAAGAACCTGCTGAATGCCATCCCCGGCGCGGTGGTCACCTTCGCCTGGCCCGGCCTGGACGGCATGGTGCACAAGGCGGCGCCCATTCTGGCCGCGGGCAAGGACCCCAATTACCCGGCCATGTTCACTTTCAACTGGCTTTCGGCGGGCGGTACGGCCATTCTGCTGGCCGGTTTCTTCTCCGTGCCCTTCATGCCCGGCTATTCCTTCGGCAAGGCCGTGGCCTGCTTCGCGCGCACGGCCGTGCAGCTGCGCTTCCCCATTCTGACCATTGCCATGATTCTGGGCCTGGCCTATCTCATGAACTATTCGGGCATGAGCTCCACTCTGGGCATCGCCTTTACCCTGACCGGCTCGCTCTTCCCGCTCTTCTCGCCGCTTCTGGGCTGGCTGGGCGTGTTCCTGACCGGCTCGGACACCTCCTCCAACGCGCTCTTCTGCGGCATGCAGCGTTCCACGGCCGAAGTGGTGGGCATGGACCCGCATCTGGCCGTGGCGGCCAACTCCTCGGGCGGCGTTACGGGCAAGATGATTTCGCCCCAGTCCATCAGCGTGGCCACAGCGGCCACCAACCTGGTGGGACAGGAGGGCAACCTCTTCCGTTTCACTCTCGGCCACAGCGTCGCCATGACCCTGTTCATCTGCGTCCTGACGTACTTGCAGTCCGGGGTGCTGCACTGGATGCTGCCCTGA